A single region of the Acuticoccus sediminis genome encodes:
- a CDS encoding tripartite tricarboxylate transporter permease, which produces METVLQYIALGVQSVFVGPEGALWFTPSLMVIAGVVIGILVGATPGLSGPFALALATPLLISAFGYGNEALYPILGCLLGIMKGATVGGAVPAILFNTPGTPDAYLTTLDGHPMAMAGKGRKAIQTAHFASVMGDNLSDLVLFIAAPGFAIAVERVLGLPEKSALIILSLCFMAAVVGNAPIKGLLGGLLGMLFSLVGSTLSGAGPRMTLGVHELGGGIPLTSAILGVLVLSEVLVSIEAMRQDRRAQMVPEGPREMGPPLTWRERWRMIPGILQGGAIGTVIGALPGIGTTTAATLAYDVAKRRSRTPEAFGAGTPAGIVATESANSAVSGANLIPVMSLGIPGNFAAVFIILAVESVGDFTFGPAVFNFTPIRVVEGYGTILNESLVVAFGFFTMMMIANVVNWTIGGGLMSLLSQLVRIPKDVMIPVILVVALTAAYVQDGGYLGLFTALGFALVGYVLRRLEVSILPFVIGFLLAPTLEGLLRGSYSASGADPYFLLRSPISIAMLGLAVLLMVRMVRGARAASRATSDIAAVDP; this is translated from the coding sequence ATGGAGACCGTCCTTCAGTACATCGCGCTCGGGGTGCAATCCGTGTTCGTCGGGCCGGAGGGGGCCCTCTGGTTCACGCCGAGCCTGATGGTGATCGCCGGCGTGGTCATCGGCATCCTCGTCGGCGCGACGCCGGGCCTGTCCGGCCCGTTCGCGCTCGCCCTTGCGACACCGCTCCTCATCTCCGCGTTCGGCTACGGCAACGAGGCCCTCTATCCGATCCTCGGCTGCCTTCTCGGCATCATGAAGGGGGCGACCGTCGGCGGCGCGGTGCCGGCCATCCTGTTCAACACGCCGGGGACGCCCGACGCCTACCTGACGACGCTCGACGGGCACCCGATGGCGATGGCCGGCAAGGGCCGCAAGGCGATCCAGACGGCCCACTTCGCCTCGGTCATGGGCGACAACCTCTCCGACCTCGTCCTCTTCATCGCAGCGCCCGGCTTCGCCATCGCCGTCGAACGGGTGCTCGGCCTTCCGGAGAAGTCGGCGCTGATCATCCTGTCGCTCTGCTTCATGGCGGCGGTCGTCGGCAACGCGCCGATCAAGGGCCTGCTCGGCGGCCTCCTCGGCATGCTCTTCTCGCTCGTGGGATCCACTCTGTCCGGCGCGGGACCGCGCATGACCCTCGGGGTCCACGAACTCGGCGGCGGGATCCCGCTGACCTCGGCGATCCTCGGAGTTCTCGTGCTCTCAGAGGTCCTCGTCAGCATCGAGGCGATGCGGCAGGACCGCCGGGCCCAGATGGTCCCCGAGGGGCCGCGCGAGATGGGGCCGCCGCTGACCTGGCGCGAGCGCTGGCGGATGATACCCGGCATCCTGCAGGGCGGCGCCATCGGCACGGTGATCGGCGCCCTCCCCGGGATCGGCACCACGACCGCCGCGACCCTCGCCTATGACGTCGCCAAACGGCGCTCGCGCACGCCGGAGGCGTTCGGCGCCGGGACACCGGCCGGGATCGTCGCGACGGAATCGGCCAATTCCGCGGTGTCGGGCGCCAACCTCATCCCGGTGATGAGCCTCGGCATTCCCGGCAACTTCGCCGCGGTCTTCATCATTCTGGCGGTCGAGAGCGTCGGCGACTTCACCTTCGGACCCGCCGTCTTCAACTTCACCCCGATCCGCGTGGTCGAGGGATACGGCACGATCCTCAACGAGAGCCTCGTCGTCGCCTTCGGCTTCTTCACCATGATGATGATCGCCAACGTGGTGAACTGGACCATCGGCGGGGGCCTGATGTCGCTCCTCAGCCAGCTCGTCCGGATCCCGAAGGACGTGATGATCCCGGTCATCCTCGTCGTCGCGCTGACGGCGGCGTACGTGCAGGACGGGGGCTATCTCGGCCTCTTCACGGCGCTCGGCTTCGCGCTCGTCGGCTACGTCCTGCGGCGGCTCGAGGTGTCGATCCTGCCGTTCGTCATCGGCTTCCTTCTGGCGCCGACGCTCGAGGGGCTCTTGCGCGGCAGCTACTCGGCGTCCGGCGCGGACCCCTATTTCCTGCTTCGCTCGCCGATCTCCATCGCGATGCTGGGCCTCGCCGTCCTCCTGATGGTGCGCATGGTCCGGGGAGCACGCGCGGCCTCCCGCGCAACATCAGACATCGCCGCGGTCGATCCATGA
- a CDS encoding tripartite tricarboxylate transporter substrate binding protein codes for MRLIALAAATFALSTSMALADWQPDGPIRLWIGFGAGGGTDTQGRALAKELGERQGWTVIPENKGGNDGAVMSSQLKSVEPDGQTLGFSIETTYTFTTIGNDNLSPEDFTYITTTAGSQLAIIVRASEGWTSLEDIQAAAEGGTDIVWANWGPQVQAVSELVARKLGISVNHLSTKGGRGAMDALMAMDANVAWGGGAQRALVDAGELLIVASGEDRPLDQAPDAPTLHDIGIDLTLGYRFVIVGPAGMDDEVRTTIADAVAEILNDPESETRKFIEKQYPPEPVVQSGDALTEHILATYEANVELMKTFAE; via the coding sequence ATGAGACTGATTGCGCTTGCTGCGGCCACATTCGCCCTCTCGACCTCGATGGCCCTCGCCGACTGGCAGCCCGACGGTCCGATCCGCCTCTGGATCGGCTTCGGTGCCGGCGGCGGCACCGACACCCAGGGTCGCGCGCTCGCCAAGGAGCTCGGCGAACGGCAGGGCTGGACCGTCATCCCGGAGAACAAGGGCGGCAACGACGGCGCCGTGATGTCGTCCCAGCTCAAGTCGGTCGAGCCGGACGGCCAGACGCTCGGCTTCTCGATCGAGACGACCTACACCTTCACCACCATCGGCAACGACAACCTGTCGCCGGAGGACTTCACCTACATCACGACGACCGCCGGTTCGCAGCTTGCGATCATCGTACGGGCGTCCGAGGGCTGGACGTCGCTGGAGGATATCCAGGCGGCGGCCGAGGGCGGCACCGACATCGTCTGGGCCAACTGGGGACCGCAGGTGCAGGCCGTCTCGGAGCTGGTCGCGCGCAAGCTCGGGATCTCGGTCAACCATCTCAGCACGAAGGGCGGCCGCGGCGCGATGGACGCGCTCATGGCGATGGATGCGAACGTCGCCTGGGGCGGCGGTGCGCAGCGCGCGCTCGTGGACGCCGGCGAGCTCCTGATCGTCGCGTCGGGAGAGGACCGGCCGCTCGACCAGGCGCCGGACGCGCCGACCCTGCACGACATCGGGATCGATCTGACGCTCGGCTACCGCTTCGTGATCGTCGGCCCGGCCGGGATGGACGACGAGGTGCGCACCACCATCGCCGACGCGGTGGCCGAGATCCTCAACGACCCCGAGAGCGAGACCCGCAAGTTCATCGAGAAGCAGTACCCGCCCGAGCCGGTCGTCCAGTCCGGCGACGCGCTCACCGAGCACATCCTCGCCACCTACGAGGCGAACGTCGAGCTGATGAAGACCTTCGCGGAATGA
- a CDS encoding GntR family transcriptional regulator: MKAGTKKLLLDEIVAAWGRAPATRQKPKYVQLADVIQEVIDEGEYEVGDHLPSEIDISNAMPVGLSTVQSAMSQLVEKGIVTRRRRLGTLIADPKRQAPEVHLYRFRDPVTNEVALPFTRALGVERIQTAEFGALLASFDNEQAIRLDRLVWVAGSSPGFSSVFMRLEHAQGLLDAPLETLHGLSCHRLLQEESRTRIAATRHGARADLLSARACAVLDLAAPHVGLVWEAHDLDAANNVVLAQRLELPQGHRPMELTELK, from the coding sequence ATGAAAGCAGGGACGAAAAAGCTCCTTCTCGATGAGATCGTCGCGGCGTGGGGCCGGGCGCCGGCGACGCGGCAGAAGCCGAAGTACGTGCAGCTCGCCGACGTGATCCAGGAGGTCATCGACGAGGGCGAGTACGAGGTGGGCGACCACCTCCCGAGCGAGATCGACATTTCCAACGCGATGCCGGTCGGCCTCAGCACCGTCCAGAGCGCGATGAGCCAGCTCGTCGAGAAGGGCATCGTCACCCGGCGGCGCCGTCTCGGCACCCTCATTGCCGATCCGAAGCGGCAGGCGCCCGAAGTCCACCTCTATCGGTTCCGCGACCCGGTCACGAACGAGGTGGCCCTGCCGTTCACGCGCGCGCTCGGGGTCGAGCGCATCCAGACCGCTGAATTCGGCGCCCTGCTCGCCAGTTTCGACAACGAACAGGCCATCCGCCTCGACCGCCTCGTGTGGGTGGCCGGCTCGTCGCCCGGCTTCAGCTCCGTCTTCATGCGGCTCGAGCATGCGCAAGGGCTGCTCGACGCTCCCCTCGAGACGCTGCACGGCCTCTCCTGCCACCGCCTGCTGCAGGAGGAGTCCCGGACCCGGATCGCCGCCACCCGGCATGGCGCGCGCGCCGACCTGCTGAGCGCGCGGGCCTGTGCGGTTCTCGATCTCGCCGCTCCGCACGTCGGCCTGGTGTGGGAGGCACACGACCTCGATGCGGCGAACAACGTCGTTCTCGCCCAGCGTCTGGAGCTGCCGCAAGGGCACCGCCCCATGGAGCTGACCGAACTCAAGTAA
- a CDS encoding PaaI family thioesterase — translation MSAGPVSDGPATGAGDVATRAMPALRFGLARPEDVAALTGLEQLEAILRGDLPAPPMAATLSFWIESVGEGSVEFRGEPEAGFLNPMGTVHGGWAMTLLDSALGCAVHSTLRPGETYASLGTEVKFLRPLLPSTGQIRCTGTIVSRGRRTATAEGRLTDLAGRIYASGTTTCFIQAAEGRGTGTPPG, via the coding sequence GTGAGCGCCGGGCCAGTGAGCGACGGGCCGGCGACCGGCGCGGGGGACGTCGCAACGCGCGCCATGCCCGCGCTGCGGTTCGGACTGGCGCGGCCCGAGGACGTTGCCGCCCTGACCGGCCTCGAACAGCTCGAGGCGATCCTGCGCGGCGATCTTCCGGCACCGCCGATGGCCGCGACGCTCAGCTTCTGGATCGAGTCCGTCGGCGAGGGGAGCGTCGAGTTTCGCGGCGAGCCGGAGGCCGGCTTCCTCAATCCCATGGGCACGGTCCACGGCGGATGGGCCATGACGCTCCTCGATTCGGCCCTCGGCTGCGCCGTCCATTCCACGCTCAGGCCGGGCGAGACCTATGCGTCGCTGGGCACGGAGGTGAAGTTCCTGCGCCCTCTCCTTCCCTCGACCGGCCAGATCCGCTGCACCGGCACGATCGTCTCCCGCGGCCGGCGCACCGCGACCGCCGAAGGCCGGCTGACGGACCTTGCCGGCCGCATCTACGCCTCCGGGACGACCACCTGCTTCATCCAGGCGGCGGAGGGCCGAGGCACCGGGACCCCGCCCGGCTGA
- a CDS encoding SDR family NAD(P)-dependent oxidoreductase, producing MDLKTTTALVTGANRGLGLAIADALELGGAKVYVASRSGRTDARERFIPVTLDVTDPASIAAAADRLGDVTLLVNNAGILAGGGPISAPGLDGARAEMETNYFGSLAMARAFAPLIAANGGGAIVNVASILSHAPIPQAGTYSASKAAVLSMTQAMRAELAPRGVRVLAVLPAYIETDMTAGLTANKISPAAVADALVAGLRGDAEDIYPGEAAEFVRNFYADPKGYERTLANGAGAEPARTAAQ from the coding sequence ATGGATCTCAAGACGACGACCGCGCTCGTGACGGGCGCTAACCGCGGGCTGGGGCTGGCGATCGCCGACGCGCTGGAACTCGGCGGCGCCAAGGTCTACGTGGCGAGCCGTTCCGGCCGGACCGACGCGCGCGAGCGTTTCATCCCGGTCACGCTCGACGTGACCGATCCGGCATCCATCGCGGCCGCCGCGGACCGGCTCGGGGACGTCACGCTCCTCGTCAACAACGCCGGCATCCTCGCGGGCGGCGGGCCGATCTCGGCGCCAGGCCTCGACGGCGCGCGCGCCGAGATGGAGACGAACTATTTCGGCAGCCTCGCGATGGCCCGCGCCTTCGCGCCGCTCATCGCCGCCAACGGCGGCGGCGCCATCGTCAACGTCGCGTCGATCCTTTCCCACGCCCCGATCCCGCAGGCGGGGACCTACTCGGCCAGCAAGGCAGCGGTGCTGTCGATGACGCAGGCCATGCGCGCCGAGCTCGCCCCCCGCGGCGTGCGCGTCCTCGCCGTCCTCCCGGCCTACATCGAGACGGACATGACCGCGGGCCTGACGGCGAACAAGATCTCGCCCGCCGCCGTCGCGGACGCGCTGGTCGCCGGACTCCGGGGTGACGCCGAGGACATCTACCCCGGCGAGGCGGCAGAGTTCGTCCGCAACTTCTACGCCGACCCGAAGGGCTACGAGCGGACCCTCGCCAACGGGGCCGGCGCCGAGCCGGCCCGGACGGCAGCCCAGTGA
- a CDS encoding TetR/AcrR family transcriptional regulator: protein MRVSRDVAARNRRTVVETAGRSFREHGYDGVGVAALMKAAGLTHGGFYKQFDSKEALAAEATAAALQENREAWAKILDGVEGDALEAVAARYLTPAHVRTRDRGCAFASLAAEAPRHGPELGKVFGDAVEDWVSAVAAASPDDPPDRCDILRTLSMLVGALILSRAVPDGELRAEILACAKTGARSPRDGDGPDR from the coding sequence ATGCGTGTGAGCCGTGACGTTGCCGCCCGGAACCGGCGAACGGTCGTCGAGACCGCGGGCCGGTCCTTTCGCGAGCACGGGTATGACGGTGTCGGCGTCGCCGCGCTCATGAAGGCGGCCGGGCTGACGCACGGCGGCTTCTACAAGCAGTTCGACAGCAAGGAGGCCCTCGCCGCGGAGGCGACGGCGGCGGCGTTGCAGGAGAACCGGGAGGCGTGGGCGAAGATCCTCGACGGCGTCGAGGGGGACGCGCTGGAGGCGGTCGCGGCCCGCTACCTGACGCCGGCACACGTGCGCACCCGCGACAGGGGCTGCGCCTTCGCGTCCCTGGCTGCGGAGGCGCCGCGGCATGGTCCCGAACTGGGGAAGGTGTTCGGCGACGCGGTCGAGGACTGGGTATCGGCCGTTGCCGCTGCGTCGCCTGACGACCCGCCCGACCGCTGCGACATCCTCCGGACGCTGTCGATGCTCGTCGGCGCGCTGATCCTGTCCCGCGCGGTGCCGGACGGGGAACTCCGGGCCGAGATCCTCGCCTGCGCGAAGACCGGCGCGCGGTCCCCGCGCGACGGGGACGGGCCGGACCGGTGA
- a CDS encoding thiolase family protein, which produces MTNDIVLCHPVRTAIGAYNGSLKNTPATDLGAAVVRETLHRADLDPAAVGSVVMGNVIQAGNRMNPARQASIGGGVPVSVPAMTVNRVCGSGAQAIVTVAQQIVSGDIEIGVAGGMENMDRAPYLMDGGRWGYRMGPAEIHDSMLTDGLNDAFSGEHSGWHTEDLVTEAQLSREEQDAFAARSQQRFAAARDAGVFAGEIVGIEVRAGKSVTTFDVDEAPRPETTADVLARLKPAFRKDGTITAGNAPGLNSGAAAMIVADRAAAEAKGLVPMGRLAAYAVAAVEPGMFGLGPVPAVKAVLERAGWSLGDVERVEINEAFAAVPLAVAKALGLSEGIVNVEGGAIAHGHPIGATGAVLTTRLLHSMKRDGLKRGIVTLCIGGGQGIALALESN; this is translated from the coding sequence ATGACCAACGACATCGTCCTCTGCCATCCGGTCAGAACCGCGATCGGCGCCTACAACGGCTCCCTGAAGAATACGCCTGCCACCGACCTCGGCGCCGCCGTGGTCCGCGAGACGCTGCATCGCGCGGACCTCGACCCGGCCGCCGTCGGGTCCGTCGTGATGGGCAACGTCATCCAGGCCGGCAACCGGATGAACCCGGCCCGGCAGGCCTCCATCGGCGGCGGCGTGCCGGTGTCCGTCCCGGCGATGACCGTCAACCGCGTCTGCGGGTCCGGCGCGCAGGCGATCGTCACCGTCGCGCAGCAGATCGTCTCGGGCGACATCGAGATCGGCGTCGCCGGCGGGATGGAGAACATGGATCGCGCGCCGTACCTGATGGACGGCGGCCGCTGGGGCTACCGGATGGGCCCGGCGGAGATCCACGACAGCATGCTGACGGACGGCCTGAACGACGCCTTCTCGGGCGAGCACTCCGGCTGGCACACCGAAGACCTCGTCACCGAGGCGCAGCTGAGCCGGGAGGAGCAGGACGCGTTCGCCGCCCGCTCGCAGCAGCGTTTCGCGGCGGCCCGCGACGCCGGCGTCTTCGCCGGCGAGATCGTCGGCATCGAGGTCAGGGCGGGGAAGTCCGTCACGACGTTCGACGTCGACGAGGCGCCGCGCCCGGAGACGACGGCCGACGTGCTTGCCCGCCTGAAGCCGGCCTTCCGCAAGGACGGCACGATCACAGCCGGAAACGCGCCGGGCCTCAACAGCGGCGCTGCGGCCATGATCGTGGCCGACCGGGCCGCCGCCGAGGCGAAGGGGCTCGTCCCGATGGGCCGGCTTGCCGCCTACGCGGTGGCCGCTGTTGAGCCGGGGATGTTCGGTCTCGGCCCGGTGCCGGCGGTGAAGGCGGTGCTCGAGCGGGCGGGCTGGTCGCTCGGCGACGTCGAACGTGTCGAGATCAACGAGGCCTTCGCCGCGGTGCCGCTCGCGGTCGCGAAGGCGCTGGGACTGTCCGAAGGGATCGTCAACGTCGAGGGCGGGGCCATCGCCCACGGCCACCCGATCGGAGCGACCGGCGCCGTCCTGACGACGCGCCTCCTGCACTCGATGAAGCGCGACGGCCTGAAGCGGGGGATCGTCACCCTTTGCATCGGCGGCGGCCAGGGCATCGCCCTCGCGCTCGAGAGCAACTAG
- the aqpZ gene encoding aquaporin Z yields the protein MHNDLTRRVVAEFFGTFWLVFGGCGAAIFAAAYPDLGIGFMGVALAFGLTVLSMAYAVGHVSGGHFNPAVTLGLWAANRCANKHVLPYISAQVLGAIIAAAVLWSIASGKPDFVPGGFAANGYGELSPGKYTLAACFSAEVVATFFFLLIIVGTTSKGAATGFAGIPIGLALTLIHLVTIPITNTSVNPARSTSQALFAGSEYVGQLWLFWLAPILGAIVAGIATRLIYEPETLVATTIVEERSVSA from the coding sequence ATGCACAACGATTTGACACGGCGCGTCGTGGCCGAGTTTTTCGGCACCTTCTGGCTCGTATTCGGCGGTTGCGGCGCCGCCATCTTCGCCGCCGCGTACCCGGATCTCGGGATCGGCTTCATGGGCGTCGCGCTCGCCTTCGGCCTGACGGTGCTCAGCATGGCGTACGCCGTCGGCCACGTCTCCGGCGGGCACTTCAATCCGGCGGTGACGCTCGGCCTGTGGGCCGCGAACCGCTGCGCCAACAAGCACGTCCTGCCCTACATCTCGGCGCAGGTGCTCGGCGCCATCATCGCCGCCGCCGTGCTGTGGTCGATCGCGTCGGGCAAGCCGGACTTCGTCCCCGGCGGGTTCGCGGCGAACGGCTATGGCGAGCTCAGCCCCGGCAAGTACACGCTCGCCGCCTGCTTCTCCGCCGAGGTCGTCGCCACCTTCTTCTTTCTGCTCATCATCGTGGGCACGACGTCGAAGGGCGCCGCGACGGGATTTGCCGGCATCCCGATCGGCCTCGCGCTGACGCTGATCCACCTCGTGACCATCCCGATTACGAACACCTCGGTGAACCCCGCCCGGAGCACCAGCCAGGCGCTCTTCGCCGGCAGCGAATACGTCGGACAGCTATGGCTCTTCTGGCTGGCGCCGATCCTCGGCGCGATCGTCGCGGGCATCGCCACCCGCCTGATCTACGAGCCGGAAACCCTCGTCGCGACGACCATCGTGGAGGAACGAAGCGTCTCCGCCTGA
- a CDS encoding elongation factor G produces the protein MRCFTVLGPSGSGKSVLVDALAALEGSSQKAETRSGLSVTTFGFGGEPWCAIDCPGSIESLPDARYALLASDAAVLCVSPDPEEAVLAAPFMRAVEESGTPTVVFINRIDEARGRVRDIVAALQGYASHLVVLRQIPIREGSQIVGAVDLVSERAWRYREGQPSALVELPSDLTSREHEARAELLEHISEFDDWLLEEVVEDREPPSDALYAICARVFGETRVLPALIGAGGHRNGLARLMKALRHEAPSVAALRARLSPAAVAQPLAAVCFHAQHKRHVGRTAFVRALGEGVGPGETLAGASVGLLSEIGSDKRLGAPLAPGEVAMVVKADQISAGALMTRDQALPPPRWARTAPPMVARLLLPRNDRDDVKLSAALARLGVDDPGLVVTQEESTGRQLVRIQGPMHLRRLAETLREEFGLEVSEEPLVGVYRETISRPANVHYRHRKQTGGAGQFADVKLTVQPAPRGSGFTFNETVKGGTVPRNYIPAVEAGAREAMQRGPLGFPVIDVSVTLTDGQHHSVDSSDHAFRTAARMGVLQALSEAGPLLLQEIYDVTIHAPSTCSGTLVGLVSSEKGQVLGVGNDPDACGWDVFRARLPGAALDELPQVLRSATQGVGNFEAAFDHFEELYGKEAEQIFERQRAAHG, from the coding sequence ATGCGGTGTTTCACCGTGCTAGGCCCTTCTGGGAGCGGCAAGTCCGTCCTGGTGGACGCGCTTGCCGCATTGGAGGGCTCGTCCCAGAAGGCTGAAACGAGAAGCGGGCTGTCGGTGACCACGTTCGGGTTCGGTGGCGAACCCTGGTGCGCGATCGACTGCCCGGGATCCATCGAGTCGCTGCCGGACGCGCGCTACGCGCTCCTCGCCAGCGATGCGGCGGTGCTGTGCGTGTCGCCGGACCCGGAGGAGGCGGTCCTCGCCGCTCCGTTCATGCGTGCCGTCGAGGAATCGGGCACGCCGACCGTCGTCTTCATCAACCGTATCGACGAGGCGCGTGGGCGCGTGCGGGACATCGTCGCCGCGCTGCAGGGCTATGCGAGCCATCTCGTGGTGCTGCGCCAGATCCCGATCCGGGAGGGCTCGCAGATCGTCGGCGCCGTCGACCTCGTGTCCGAGCGGGCTTGGCGTTACCGGGAGGGGCAGCCGTCGGCGCTGGTCGAGCTGCCGTCCGACCTCACCTCGCGCGAGCACGAGGCGCGCGCCGAGCTCCTCGAACACATCAGCGAGTTCGACGACTGGCTGCTGGAGGAGGTCGTCGAGGACCGCGAGCCTCCGAGCGACGCGCTCTACGCGATCTGCGCGCGGGTGTTCGGCGAGACCAGGGTGCTGCCGGCGCTGATCGGCGCGGGCGGCCATCGCAACGGCCTCGCCCGGCTCATGAAGGCGCTGCGGCACGAGGCGCCGTCGGTCGCGGCGCTGCGCGCGCGCCTGTCACCGGCCGCCGTCGCGCAGCCGCTCGCTGCGGTCTGCTTTCACGCGCAGCACAAACGGCACGTCGGGCGGACCGCGTTCGTGCGGGCGCTGGGCGAAGGCGTCGGACCGGGCGAGACGCTCGCGGGCGCCTCCGTCGGCCTCCTCAGCGAGATCGGCTCTGACAAGCGGCTCGGCGCTCCGCTCGCGCCCGGCGAGGTCGCGATGGTCGTGAAGGCCGACCAGATCTCGGCGGGAGCGCTCATGACGCGCGACCAGGCGCTGCCGCCGCCGCGCTGGGCGCGGACCGCGCCGCCGATGGTGGCCCGCCTCCTCCTGCCGCGCAACGACCGGGACGACGTGAAGCTCTCGGCCGCGCTCGCCCGCCTCGGGGTCGACGACCCGGGCCTCGTCGTCACGCAGGAGGAGAGCACCGGCCGGCAGCTCGTGCGCATCCAGGGGCCGATGCACCTGCGCCGTCTCGCCGAGACGCTGCGCGAGGAGTTCGGCCTGGAGGTGAGCGAGGAGCCGCTCGTCGGCGTCTATCGCGAGACCATCTCGCGTCCGGCGAACGTCCACTACCGGCACAGGAAGCAGACCGGCGGCGCGGGCCAGTTCGCCGATGTGAAGCTGACGGTGCAGCCCGCGCCGCGCGGATCGGGCTTCACGTTCAACGAGACGGTGAAGGGCGGGACGGTGCCGCGCAACTACATCCCGGCCGTGGAGGCGGGAGCGCGCGAGGCGATGCAGCGCGGGCCGCTCGGCTTTCCGGTGATCGACGTCTCGGTCACCCTGACGGACGGCCAGCACCACTCGGTCGACAGCTCCGACCACGCCTTCCGCACCGCCGCCCGGATGGGCGTCCTGCAGGCCCTCTCAGAGGCGGGGCCGCTGCTCCTGCAGGAGATCTACGACGTGACGATCCACGCCCCGTCGACGTGCAGCGGCACCCTGGTGGGCCTCGTCTCGTCGGAAAAGGGCCAGGTCCTCGGCGTCGGCAACGACCCGGACGCGTGCGGCTGGGACGTGTTCCGCGCCCGCCTGCCGGGTGCCGCGCTCGACGAGCTGCCGCAGGTGCTGCGCTCGGCGACGCAGGGCGTCGGCAACTTCGAGGCCGCCTTCGACCACTTCGAGGAGCTCTACGGCAAGGAGGCCGAGCAGATCTTCGAGCGGCAGCGGGCCGCGCACGGCTGA
- a CDS encoding calcium-binding protein — protein MANFSGSNGPDNISGTPGADFIIGLDGNDTLFGLGGHDRIVGSGGLDFLVGGDGLDTIFGEDGDDTIQGSAGADRLSGGTGADRIFGGDDGDLVFGDEGNDTIGGDDGNDTLNAGDGDDRVLGGDGDDEMFGGGNADLLRGGLGNDLAFGETGNDTVFGDAGNDRLKGNEGDDSVNGGTGNDSIFGDEGHDTLRGDDGNDKIWGGDNNDVLYGEGGQDILWGNDGTDSLSGGDGNDQAYGGGGSDSLYGDAGDDSLYGDAGNDQLFAGDGNDLAFGGAGDDFFQGHDGNDTLKGQDGNDTMFGGTGLDLLLGGAGNDTLAGNEDADLLRGEAGDDDLNGGSGDDYLNGGTGEDQVTGGAGNDSIYGEEDADRLVGGDGDDFVRGGAGDDVVLGNEGNDTLRGDDGNDALIGGADDDMLSGGNGNDELQGGDGDDTLLGGDGNDTLSGGEGNNELTGGEGADQFNFDGGITTIVDLDLDLDVLDTSSVLGLDTALSILGSTTVVGADLDILGGDGSLLTLKDVTILDFADFLGIDIDLLNSDLGIISG, from the coding sequence GTGGCGAATTTCTCAGGGAGCAATGGGCCGGACAATATCAGCGGTACGCCGGGCGCCGACTTCATCATCGGGCTGGACGGCAACGATACGCTCTTCGGACTTGGCGGACATGACCGCATCGTCGGAAGCGGCGGCCTCGACTTCCTCGTCGGCGGAGACGGGCTCGACACCATCTTCGGCGAAGACGGGGACGACACCATCCAGGGCTCTGCCGGCGCCGACCGCCTGTCCGGCGGAACGGGTGCCGACCGGATCTTCGGTGGCGACGACGGAGACCTCGTGTTCGGCGACGAGGGGAACGACACCATCGGCGGCGACGACGGCAACGACACCCTCAACGCCGGTGACGGCGACGACCGCGTCCTGGGCGGCGACGGCGACGACGAGATGTTCGGCGGCGGCAACGCCGACCTGCTGCGCGGCGGCCTCGGCAACGACCTCGCCTTCGGCGAAACCGGGAACGACACGGTCTTCGGTGACGCCGGCAACGATCGCCTGAAGGGCAACGAGGGCGACGACTCCGTCAACGGCGGAACCGGCAACGATTCCATCTTCGGCGACGAAGGCCACGACACGCTGAGGGGCGACGACGGAAACGACAAGATCTGGGGCGGCGACAACAACGACGTGCTCTACGGCGAAGGTGGACAGGACATCCTCTGGGGCAATGACGGGACGGACTCCCTGTCCGGCGGCGACGGCAACGATCAGGCCTACGGCGGCGGCGGCAGCGACAGCCTCTACGGCGACGCCGGCGACGACAGCCTCTATGGCGACGCCGGCAACGACCAGCTCTTCGCCGGCGACGGCAACGACCTGGCCTTCGGCGGGGCGGGCGACGACTTCTTCCAGGGCCACGACGGCAACGACACCCTGAAGGGCCAGGACGGCAACGACACGATGTTCGGCGGGACCGGTCTCGACCTCCTGCTCGGCGGCGCGGGGAACGACACCCTGGCCGGCAACGAGGATGCCGACCTGCTGCGCGGCGAGGCGGGCGACGATGACCTCAACGGCGGCTCGGGGGACGACTACCTCAATGGCGGCACCGGGGAGGACCAGGTCACCGGCGGGGCCGGCAACGACTCCATCTACGGCGAGGAGGATGCCGACCGCCTCGTCGGCGGCGACGGCGACGATTTCGTCCGCGGCGGCGCGGGAGACGACGTCGTGCTCGGCAACGAGGGCAACGACACGCTCCGCGGGGACGACGGAAACGACGCCCTCATCGGCGGCGCGGACGACGACATGCTCTCGGGAGGCAACGGCAACGACGAGCTTCAGGGCGGGGACGGCGACGACACGCTCCTCGGCGGCGACGGCAACGACACGCTGAGCGGCGGCGAGGGGAACAACGAGCTGACCGGCGGCGAAGGGGCCGACCAGTTCAACTTCGACGGCGGCATCACGACGATCGTCGATCTCGATCTCGACCTCGACGTCCTCGACACGTCGAGCGTCCTTGGACTGGACACGGCACTTTCGATCCTGGGTTCGACGACGGTCGTCGGTGCGGACCTCGATATCCTCGGCGGGGACGGCAGCCTGCTGACGCTGAAGGACGTCACGATCCTCGACTTCGCCGATTTCCTCGGCATCGACATCGACCTGCTGAACTCGGACCTCGGCATCATCTCCGGGTAG